A stretch of DNA from Candidatus Methylomirabilota bacterium:
CGGTCCAGGCGAACGGGATCCCCAGGAGATTATCCGGGAGATTCCCCACGGCTACTACCTCGTGGGGCACCGGACTCCCTCGATTGCCGAATCGCGTGAGAATTTCCGAATCACCGCCATGAAGGTCTACGAGATCAGGCATGGGCAAATTGGAGAGCTGTTCTGTAATGGCGGGATCATGGCCGATACGAAGGACTACCTGATGAAGGTGGATGCCGTGGGGAACGACTTCCGTCTCTACCCGATTCCCAATTGCGGCAAGGGCCAGCCGATGCAGACCAAGCGGCTTGGCAATGGGGGCCCCACTATCCGTAGTCGAGC
This window harbors:
- a CDS encoding TldD/PmbA family protein, whose amino-acid sequence is GPGERDPQEIIREIPHGYYLVGHRTPSIAESRENFRITAMKVYEIRHGQIGELFCNGGIMADTKDYLMKVDAVGNDFRLYPIPNCGKGQPMQTKRLGNGGPTIRSRARLTGISK